From one Sulfurimonas sp. genomic stretch:
- a CDS encoding sensor histidine kinase, which produces MIISIGFLVYNFEAKQIMSHQKDSMQNAALQIAAKVITSYMTNNELELPNLEKYQVAFFNTNKDKIIGDDIEHIIFEKSFYQSSKNSYFISEAAQLHHGVKYIVLKTKNNDYVLEKIQYNIIITSVFAILIISFVGYFLGKLFLIPIQSERIKLDKFIKDTTHELNTPLSALIMSVNSLKKENIDKNISQRIDLSAKRINKIYSDLTYLLLNNSDKQIQKINLKDVIEDELNLYEQLAHKKGITLHKELKELFVNIDKESIQRLVSNLISNAIKYNKPSGDLEISIDGDKLIFKDSGIGISKEDVENIFQRYYRANNYEGGFGIGLDIVNNICSEYGIIIDIDSDKNQGTTVTLDFSKIVIS; this is translated from the coding sequence TTGATCATATCTATAGGATTTTTAGTTTATAACTTTGAAGCAAAGCAGATAATGTCTCATCAAAAAGATAGTATGCAAAACGCTGCATTACAGATTGCTGCAAAAGTAATTACATCATATATGACTAATAATGAATTAGAACTACCTAATCTTGAAAAGTATCAGGTAGCATTTTTTAATACGAATAAAGACAAAATAATAGGAGATGATATTGAACATATCATCTTTGAGAAGTCTTTTTACCAAAGTTCTAAAAACAGTTATTTTATATCAGAGGCTGCACAACTGCATCACGGAGTAAAATATATAGTTCTAAAAACCAAAAATAATGATTATGTATTGGAGAAAATTCAATACAATATAATCATAACCTCTGTTTTTGCAATATTAATAATATCATTTGTAGGTTATTTTCTTGGAAAACTATTTTTAATACCAATACAGAGCGAAAGGATAAAGCTAGACAAGTTCATAAAAGACACTACTCATGAGCTAAATACGCCATTAAGTGCGCTTATTATGAGTGTTAATTCACTTAAAAAAGAGAATATAGACAAAAATATATCCCAAAGGATAGATCTTAGTGCAAAAAGAATAAACAAGATCTATTCAGACCTGACATATCTACTATTAAACAATTCAGACAAGCAAATTCAAAAGATAAATCTTAAAGATGTTATAGAAGATGAATTAAATCTATATGAACAACTTGCACACAAAAAAGGAATAACTCTTCACAAAGAGTTAAAAGAGTTATTTGTAAATATTGATAAAGAAAGTATTCAAAGGCTTGTAAGTAATTTGATATCAAACGCTATAAAATACAATAAACCATCAGGCGATCTAGAGATCTCAATAGATGGAGATAAACTTATATTTAAAGATAGCGGTATAGGTATTTCAAAAGAGGATGTAGAAAATATATTTCAACGCTATTATCGAGCCAACAACTATGAAGGCGGTTTTGGTATCGGTTTAGACATTGTAAATAATATTTGCAGTGAATATGGGATTATTATTGATATTGATTCAGATAAAAACCAAGGTACTACAGTAACACTTGATTTTTCAAAAATAGTTATTTCTTAG
- a CDS encoding efflux RND transporter permease subunit codes for MISKIIEYSARHTFLVLLLMLILTGLGIWSIKNTSLDALPDLSPPQVILQIKYPGQSPQIIEEQVSYPLISALMSLPKIKTVRAMSSFQNGLVYIIFEDNADIYESRSRILEQLSSILPGLPKNARVDMGPDATGVGWAFQYVLKSDKLDLGELRSYQDFYLKYGLLGVDGVSEVAAVGGFTQDYQIVLDQTKMIQYNIGLAEILKVIKANNQDSGGGVALNNGYEKIIEAKGYVKSISDIENIVLKVNNDSPILVKDIASVQKVPSSRRGVADFNGEGETVGGIVLVRYQQNPYEVIQKVKEKIKTLQSEDVEIVTAYDRSSLIDKAIDTLKHTLLEESIIVLIVTSVFLFHFRSALVIIITLPLTVIISFLLMKMFNIGSNIMSLGGIAIAIGTMVDASIVMVENAHKHLSQHKDINNKQRIQIILESSKQVGRPIFFALMLIVVSFLPIFALSGQEGRLFSPLAFTKTFTMIIGAFLSITLVPILMIYFIKGKIHSEDQNLLNRFFISLYTPILKLFLKLRYVVIIVAIGIIVAIYPLYNMQKWEFMPLLNEQDFMYMPVTPYGISISLAKDLTQQTDKIIKSIPEVNTVFGKAGRANTATDPAPLAMIETIITFKDKSEWREGMTYDKLMYELEKKLKINGLINSWTYPIRGRIDMLLTGIRTPLGIKLYGNDNKELESISSEIEQKLRTLKQSLSISADKSNSGYYLSVELKEKNMQRYGISKQEILDTISYGVGGNQISTFVKDLERYPISLRFKGNQRDDLHALRDLLIKTKNGFQTLDTFANITYKEGASVIKSEKGMKVSFIYITPQSGVSVDEYKQEAIKVLSNVQLPKGYYYEFSGQSEYLESAKKRLTLIVPIVIVSIFLLIYLALGDLLYASVVFATLPFAIFGGLFYIDYLDFNISVAVIVGFLALLGVAAETAIVMIIYLKEALEDKTISTDAAIQKGSAGRLRPKLMTVFAILGGLLPIMYIDGVGSEVMQRIAAPMIGGIVTSAILTLLVLPSLFKIIVDRKMIQS; via the coding sequence ATGATCTCAAAAATTATAGAATATAGTGCAAGACACACATTTTTAGTTTTACTGTTGATGCTTATACTCACTGGGCTTGGTATTTGGAGCATAAAGAACACATCTTTAGATGCCCTGCCTGATCTCTCTCCACCTCAGGTAATATTGCAGATTAAATATCCTGGACAATCTCCTCAGATTATTGAAGAACAGGTTTCTTACCCGTTAATATCTGCACTTATGTCACTACCAAAAATAAAAACAGTCCGTGCAATGAGCAGTTTTCAAAACGGTTTAGTTTATATAATATTTGAAGATAATGCTGATATATATGAATCAAGAAGCAGAATACTAGAACAACTCTCATCAATTCTACCTGGCTTGCCTAAAAATGCCAGAGTAGATATGGGACCAGATGCTACAGGTGTAGGCTGGGCATTTCAATATGTATTAAAATCAGACAAACTGGACTTGGGAGAGCTTAGGAGTTATCAGGACTTTTATTTAAAATATGGTCTACTTGGTGTTGACGGGGTTAGTGAAGTGGCAGCTGTCGGCGGATTTACACAAGACTATCAAATTGTACTAGACCAAACTAAGATGATCCAATATAACATTGGTCTAGCTGAAATACTGAAAGTAATAAAAGCTAATAATCAAGACAGCGGTGGTGGAGTTGCACTAAATAACGGTTATGAGAAAATAATAGAAGCTAAGGGTTATGTAAAAAGCATTAGCGATATTGAAAACATTGTTCTAAAAGTAAATAATGATTCTCCAATTCTTGTAAAAGATATTGCAAGCGTGCAAAAAGTACCAAGTAGCAGACGCGGTGTTGCTGATTTCAATGGTGAGGGTGAAACCGTAGGCGGTATAGTACTGGTTAGATACCAGCAAAACCCTTATGAAGTTATACAAAAAGTAAAAGAGAAAATAAAAACTTTGCAAAGTGAAGACGTTGAGATCGTTACGGCCTATGATAGAAGCTCATTAATAGACAAAGCTATTGATACTCTAAAGCATACACTGCTTGAAGAATCTATTATAGTGCTTATTGTAACATCTGTTTTTCTTTTCCACTTTAGAAGTGCATTAGTTATAATCATCACCCTTCCCCTTACTGTAATCATAAGCTTTTTACTTATGAAGATGTTTAACATCGGCTCAAATATTATGAGTCTCGGCGGTATTGCCATAGCTATAGGTACAATGGTAGATGCTTCTATCGTAATGGTTGAAAATGCACACAAACATCTAAGTCAGCATAAAGATATTAACAATAAACAAAGGATACAAATAATCTTAGAGTCAAGCAAACAAGTTGGTCGCCCTATATTTTTTGCTTTAATGTTAATAGTAGTCTCTTTCTTACCTATATTTGCCCTAAGCGGTCAAGAGGGAAGACTGTTTTCTCCTCTGGCATTTACAAAGACATTTACAATGATAATAGGTGCTTTTCTTTCTATTACACTGGTACCTATTTTAATGATATATTTTATCAAAGGTAAGATTCACTCTGAAGATCAGAACCTGCTAAATAGGTTTTTTATATCTCTATACACACCTATTTTAAAACTTTTTTTAAAACTTCGTTACGTTGTAATTATAGTAGCTATAGGTATTATAGTTGCGATCTACCCTCTTTACAATATGCAAAAATGGGAGTTCATGCCGCTGCTTAATGAGCAGGACTTTATGTATATGCCGGTAACACCTTATGGTATAAGTATATCTTTGGCAAAAGACCTTACACAACAAACTGACAAAATAATCAAAAGCATACCTGAGGTAAATACCGTATTTGGTAAAGCGGGTCGCGCAAATACCGCAACAGATCCCGCTCCTCTTGCTATGATCGAGACTATAATTACATTTAAAGACAAGTCTGAGTGGAGAGAGGGAATGACTTATGATAAGTTGATGTATGAACTAGAGAAAAAACTAAAAATAAACGGGCTTATAAACTCATGGACTTACCCTATTCGCGGCCGTATAGACATGCTGCTAACGGGTATCAGGACACCACTTGGTATAAAACTATATGGAAACGACAACAAAGAGCTGGAGAGCATATCTTCAGAGATAGAACAAAAACTAAGAACACTTAAACAAAGCCTTAGCATATCAGCCGATAAGTCAAACAGCGGTTACTATTTAAGTGTTGAGCTAAAAGAGAAAAACATGCAACGCTATGGTATTAGCAAACAAGAGATCTTAGACACAATATCTTACGGAGTCGGAGGTAATCAAATTTCTACGTTTGTAAAAGATCTGGAACGCTATCCTATTTCACTGAGATTTAAAGGCAATCAAAGAGATGATCTACATGCTTTAAGAGACCTGCTCATAAAAACTAAGAACGGATTTCAAACTCTGGATACATTTGCAAACATTACATACAAAGAGGGAGCTAGTGTAATTAAAAGTGAAAAAGGGATGAAAGTCTCTTTTATATATATAACTCCGCAAAGCGGTGTAAGTGTAGATGAATATAAACAAGAAGCCATAAAGGTACTGAGTAATGTACAACTTCCAAAAGGCTACTATTATGAGTTTTCAGGTCAAAGTGAGTATTTAGAGTCAGCTAAAAAAAGACTGACTCTTATAGTACCTATTGTAATTGTGAGTATATTTTTACTTATCTATTTGGCTCTTGGTGATCTTTTATATGCAAGTGTCGTATTTGCAACTCTGCCTTTTGCTATATTTGGCGGTTTGTTTTACATAGACTATCTTGACTTTAATATATCGGTTGCAGTTATAGTAGGCTTTTTAGCCCTGCTTGGAGTTGCAGCTGAGACAGCTATAGTTATGATCATATATCTTAAAGAGGCTCTTGAAGACAAAACAATATCAACAGATGCTGCTATACAAAAAGGTAGTGCAGGAAGACTAAGACCAAAACTGATGACGGTATTTGCAATACTTGGAGGACTACTGCCTATTATGTACATTGATGGTGTCGGGAGTGAAGTTATGCAGAGAATTGCAGCACCTATGATAGGCGGTATAGTTACATCTGCTATTTTAACACTACTAGTATTACCATCACTCTTTAAGATAATAGTCGATAGGAAAATGATACAATCTTGA
- a CDS encoding TolC family protein: MRNIIVILSLPAFIYAYSLNELVDIAHENRLVKSAKHSLNASEKSYDSTQSSYLPTIEIGASAQYASKESAALPQNTIKAYGNLKYTIYDGGKKSDLYNQLKSNIDAQEKNLEALKNDISLDVSRLYFEYLSLLSDKKATEQEMEQLKAELARLNMFFKSGSATKDEVLKIDSRVKNSNVSLQEIELNIQKVLHTLEYYTTKKIDTITEDSTINYLGEESQEPRADIEKLEFEASAIKHSAESVRSQNYPTLFFDDTLSHSDYTFDNKSLNMGTLIENQNIATLNISWNILDFGATTKNYEATYEQYLSQKSLLEHQKAVADVDYRLALKSLEISKVKIEATKSTLDAASSTYELIKLRYQNGIVDNIAYLQALSEKFEASRGYKRALYDHEVKKAELLYYSGKNIKEYLK; the protein is encoded by the coding sequence TTGAGAAATATAATAGTTATACTTTCTTTACCTGCATTTATATATGCTTACTCATTAAATGAACTAGTTGATATTGCACATGAGAACAGACTGGTAAAATCTGCTAAGCACTCATTAAATGCAAGTGAAAAAAGTTACGACAGTACACAAAGTTCCTATCTGCCAACTATAGAAATCGGTGCAAGTGCCCAATATGCTTCTAAAGAATCAGCAGCACTTCCGCAAAATACCATTAAAGCGTATGGTAATTTAAAATATACTATTTATGACGGCGGAAAAAAATCTGATCTTTACAATCAGTTAAAATCAAATATAGATGCCCAAGAAAAGAATTTGGAAGCTTTAAAAAACGATATATCTTTAGATGTGTCAAGACTATATTTTGAATACCTTTCTTTGCTTTCTGACAAAAAAGCAACTGAGCAAGAGATGGAGCAGTTGAAAGCAGAGTTAGCAAGACTGAATATGTTTTTTAAAAGCGGTTCAGCTACTAAAGATGAAGTTTTAAAAATAGATTCACGTGTAAAAAATTCAAATGTATCACTTCAGGAGATTGAGCTAAATATTCAAAAAGTACTACACACTCTTGAGTATTATACAACTAAAAAAATAGACACTATTACGGAGGACTCAACTATTAACTACTTAGGTGAAGAGAGTCAAGAACCTAGAGCTGATATTGAAAAACTTGAGTTTGAAGCAAGTGCTATAAAACACAGTGCAGAATCTGTAAGAAGTCAGAACTACCCTACTTTGTTTTTTGACGACACTCTAAGTCATAGCGATTATACATTTGATAATAAGTCTTTAAACATGGGGACACTTATAGAAAATCAAAATATAGCTACTCTTAACATCTCTTGGAATATTCTTGACTTTGGAGCAACTACGAAAAACTATGAAGCTACATATGAGCAGTATCTAAGTCAAAAAAGTCTCCTAGAGCATCAAAAAGCAGTTGCCGATGTTGATTACAGACTAGCACTTAAATCTTTAGAGATCTCAAAAGTAAAAATAGAAGCTACAAAATCTACACTAGATGCAGCCAGTTCAACTTATGAGCTTATAAAACTTCGTTACCAAAACGGCATAGTAGACAACATAGCATATCTACAAGCTTTAAGTGAAAAGTTTGAAGCCAGCCGCGGCTATAAAAGAGCACTTTACGATCATGAAGTAAAAAAAGCTGAACTGCTATATTACAGCGGAAAGAATATTAAGGAGTATTTAAAATGA
- a CDS encoding response regulator transcription factor, with translation MNILLLEDDVILSEIINEYLTDKGYNVDCSFDGIDAYDLVESKHYDLMVLDVNVPHLSGFELLKLLKENSINIPSIFITSLNTAEDVKEAFNIGADDYLKKPFDLIELDVRIEHLIKVHNLKSDIIALTKDIEIDPTAHTLKVKDKMLSIPKKEFDILKYFANNPNRFISQEELINNIWQTSNIPTDATIRTYIKNIRNLVGKEFISSQKGVGYRLNI, from the coding sequence ATGAATATACTGCTTTTAGAAGATGATGTTATTTTATCTGAGATCATTAATGAGTATCTTACAGACAAAGGCTACAATGTAGACTGCTCGTTTGATGGGATAGATGCTTATGATCTAGTTGAGTCAAAACATTATGATTTGATGGTCCTTGATGTAAATGTTCCTCATCTAAGCGGGTTTGAACTTCTAAAACTTTTAAAAGAGAATTCAATAAACATTCCAAGCATATTTATAACTTCCCTAAACACTGCAGAAGATGTCAAGGAAGCTTTTAATATAGGGGCAGATGATTATTTAAAAAAACCATTTGATTTGATCGAGTTAGATGTAAGAATAGAACACTTGATAAAAGTGCATAATTTAAAAAGTGACATAATAGCACTAACCAAAGATATAGAGATTGACCCAACCGCACATACTCTAAAAGTTAAAGATAAAATGTTGAGTATTCCAAAAAAAGAGTTTGATATACTAAAGTATTTTGCTAACAATCCTAACAGATTTATATCTCAAGAGGAACTTATAAACAATATATGGCAAACAAGTAATATACCAACAGATGCTACGATTAGGACATATATAAAAAATATTCGTAATCTAGTAGGTAAAGAGTTTATAAGTTCACAAAAAGGAGTCGGCTATAGACTTAACATCTAG
- a CDS encoding MarR family winged helix-turn-helix transcriptional regulator — protein MENNYVNQDLITNFYQKHSEGILPDISLMTIPITLIQKSIYGHAEDFLKEKFDMLHSEVNVLASLYTNGKVLSPTQLYDFTIFSSGGMTKLLKRLEARGYITRKPDTKDKRCMLVCLTDSGEETIKTILFDVSKECSSYFEVLDNQEKELLSSLLKKVLLNINKVECSIEKNKTKK, from the coding sequence ATGGAAAATAACTATGTAAATCAAGACCTAATAACAAACTTTTATCAAAAACATTCAGAAGGAATTCTTCCGGATATTTCTCTAATGACTATCCCGATCACACTTATACAAAAAAGTATTTATGGCCATGCAGAAGATTTTCTAAAAGAGAAGTTTGATATGCTGCATTCGGAAGTTAATGTTCTAGCCTCTCTATATACTAATGGAAAAGTATTAAGCCCGACTCAATTATATGACTTTACTATTTTTTCATCTGGAGGGATGACAAAACTTCTTAAAAGATTAGAAGCCAGAGGATATATAACAAGAAAACCAGATACAAAAGATAAACGTTGTATGTTGGTATGTTTAACTGATAGTGGAGAAGAGACTATAAAAACTATATTATTTGATGTATCAAAAGAGTGCTCTAGCTATTTTGAAGTATTAGATAATCAGGAAAAAGAACTTCTATCATCTTTACTAAAAAAAGTTCTTTTAAATATCAATAAAGTTGAATGCTCTATAGAAAAAAATAAAACTAAGAAATAA